Within the Capsicum annuum cultivar UCD-10X-F1 unplaced genomic scaffold, UCD10Xv1.1 ctg77566, whole genome shotgun sequence genome, the region ACATTCATACATCCACGTTTTGAAATCCTGAATTCGCCTCCGTGCATTCTTCAAGATTCCAAAGTCTCCTTTGAATATCAATAATGTAGAGGTTTTTTTTTGTAGAGATGTCAATACGGGTTGGCTCAGCCCATCCGAGCTAGCCCATACGGGCTTTGAATTTGATGGGTCAAGTTGGGCTAGCCTATCAAAATGATAATCCAAAAAATATCAAGCTCACACTATTACTCTGTGGGTTGCGGGCCTAATGGGCCAGCCcaccttaaaaaaataatattttataatttaattttagaatgttaatagacATAAATATTACCAATCAATATTACATAGTATTAATACTTTTTAATTAAGTCTCCAACAACCCCAAAAATACTcataatagcgaaattaaataacttttgacatgcgTTCTGCCCTTACATCGTAAAAGTAAGGGTTAAGCAATAGAACTAGATACGTAAGAGAAAGAGAGCAGAGCAGAACTTACTTCTCTGCTGAGGCACATGATATAcatcgaaccaaataaaaatactaccccctccgtcccaaattatgtgtcgccatttccttttttgtccatcccaaaataaatgtcatcttttcttatttggaaattttttaaaggcacaattacctttttacccttattggacccacttaatttaaatatattaatacttcttttttagtatttgttttttttaagtaaaagtcttatcacttcaatcaaaatttaaactttcaaccttttatttttatagtatcaaaattattttaaaccacagagagcaatttattctttttggttgGTTCTACATAAGTAAACCAGTTTTCTTTAACAACTCATTGTTGACATTACTGTGATTTCTCGAGTAAAAATTGGATCTTTAAAGCTAGagttaaagaaaacaagaatttaGAGGGATCCCATTTTCCACATATATCATCTTACAATTGGAAAAAGTAACAAACACAACTACAAAGATCAAACTTCTTTTGTTTAGAACTGAAAATTGATTGAGACAGTGAGCTACCCAAGAGACAACATCCTTCTCCGCTATTTTCTCTAATGCGTCATATGCCTCGTCAATACTTCACACTCACCGTACATTGATAGGAGTGCATTTCCGACATAGCACATGATATGATATCCTACATTAACAAGTCAGCCGTGTAATTTGCTTTCCAAATTCGAATGCAGCAACATCAAGTAAGAAAATACTGTATGTCTGAACAAGCAGTATGAcaagcatattttttaaaaactctaAACATGAGTAGAAAATGTCCATTTCACTTTGTCTTGATGAATGTTTGATCCTTTTAGAAGCACCATGATCTCTGAAGTTCATTCCACAGTAAActgttttctgttaatctttcgAGTATTGAATATTGTCGACCTCAGCTTCAACGTACTTCCACTTCACATGTATtaccacaaaaatgaaaatacacaacaaaactatttcctacaattttgtttttagtttctgcACTTATTTACTCCCACACCGAATACTTAGTTTCCAACAAATATCAAGCTGATGCAATGCAACTCTCGTAGAGCTCTGCAAGAAGCCAGTCTTCAACAACCACCATAAAACAGTAAAGTTAACAGCCCGACCTTTTCATTTTAAGTAGGTCAACACAGATGACACACTCCTATTTGCTTTCCCACCATTCACAACCTTACGTTTCTCCTTTCTCAGCTCTCTCTTCCCCAGAAGTACATAGGCTAGCCCATGTTTTgtgatatttcaacataaacacaGATCATCACACTGTCAGCTTTTGATTAAATGTTCAGTCACTCGACAACAGTGAGAGTGAGTCACAGAACACCAAATTTAACAAACATAATACGGAAATTACCATTGTCTCAATGAATAACATCCTAAAGTGAGGATATCAATACCAAGAAAACTTCAGATGCCAACTTTCAAATACAGTGTACACCAGTCAACGGCCATTAACAGtaaagtataaatagaaaaaacaaatcaatgacatgaaataaaaataaatgtcacAGATAAAGgacaataaattttatcaagagtAAGGATCAAGGAAGACTAAAGTCTCATGAACGTGATAGTGGTAGGATATCTGACAGGGAAAGGGAGCGAGACGACTTTGAACGGGACAAGAAAAAGTATAAGGAAAGGAGTCATCGTTCAATAGACAAAGGTCACTCGGAGAAACCAAAACATGACTCTTCTCGGGATCGTAATTATCAATCTTATTCATCACGAGAGAAGAATTGTAATAGACACCATTAGCTTAAAGCAGCCTGACAAAATATTACCATGCCCAATATGTTGTCTTTATGGAGCGTAGCTACTGCTCTTTGCATAATAGCTGAGGGTGACGCCTTTATTAGTGAAACTGTACCACACCCTTTTGCATAAACCAAGGTCTCTCATAATCGCGACattgatttcaattattttcatttagttcCCCTGAACAATTGACATCCCCCTGCTGTCCAAATATATTTGGTCTGCACAAACTCTTTAACATTGAATTAATTATTCTCGAAATAGACTtcctagtttaaaaataaaaattcatacaaaTGTGACGGTATGACTCCCACTTCCCTTTTCTCCTTCCTTCCATTTACGCAGCCCTCTATTATGTGATAAGAAAGTACGAAACAAATAGAagcataaaacaacaataaagctAGAAAAAGACGTGTAAGTATATATAAGCTGGTGGGACTTATATCATTGTAAGTAGAGTTATTCATGagtacaaaaaatacattatGATCACCATGTCTGTACACAAAAATAGTACTCCTAACATATTTGACAAAACATCATTGTAAAAGTTACATGATGATCACTACGGCTATACACAAAAGTAGTACAGTACTTCTACATACTACTTGAAAAAACACCAttccaaattcaaaataaagagcTTTACCATAATAATAACCCATATCATTGTTGAAGTAGAGCCAAATCTTTATTGAcgatatcaatatcacaatgaaGTTGGAGAGGAaggttttcttctctttctagTCCATTTTTGTTCAAATAAGGCACTTTGTAATTATTGCCGCCACTATCTTTCATCACCTCAATCATACAAGATAGTAAAGTAAGAAATACATGATTGAGTTGTTTCGATTTCATTTCATCAAAAGATCTTTCCACTGCTTGCCCTAATTCATCAACATTTTTAGGGGCCTTTTGatattgaagactttggattgcTCTAAACAAAACAAGATCTAAAACATTTAAATCTGGACTGTTCGAGGGTTGAAAACACAATCTAATGTGAAATCCATCTTGTCGGGAAGCTTCAATAAATTCCAAATCATTGTTACCAATATGTGGCCTTGCATTGTCTTGTTGTAAAAAGATAGGATTAGTTGAATCGGAAGCTGGCCATTTTGCTCTAATAGCAGGAAGAACTTTCTCTATCAAGCAAGCTCTAGTGATTTCTTTAGTTACTGACTGAATGGGTTTTGTTTCCATAGTTCCTGCAGTTCGATTTTTGCTATTACGCTTAGTTGGTTCCTTAACTACAAACGAAAAAATACCTATTTTTCCAGAAAACAACtcaattccaatttcatcaaaTCGAGGACGTGCTACAGCAGCCATAAACATAACCTttggaataaaatttttattttgtaagaaAGATATGGATTTGACTCATGCTCTCCAGGAAACAGGTAGTACCTTTCAacttttttggacaaaaaaaaacaattttcgtcgatatgaaaataattaaacatattcaTAAACATGGAATTTATGTGGATTGTATTCTGATCAATCATTGAGAGGCAGTATTGAATTCCTGTCTTTTTGTTTCCTTCGGTTAACTGAGGCTTGATGGAATTAGAATGTGGCCGAAGAGTTCCATCTTTCACACTCCGAAAGACGGTTGATTTTGCCATGTTCATCTCAAAAGCCGGAGATCGAATATTTGTTCGACTACAAAGTGGAATTTCTTTGACTTGATTAATGTCGACTCCAATCCGTTTTCTTCCAACTTTACCTGTAAGTCTTAAAGACACATCTAACGATGACATACCATTATAAACTGATGATTGACATTGTTTCCAAATGCGCTAAAtagttcttattgatttcttgaacAACATCGCAGCTTGTGTTATAGATCCGTATTTAAGACTTCCTTCCTTACTTTCTTTAAAAAGAAACTTTGCAATTGCTTTACGTTCTTCTAATTTCAATCATTTATTTCTGAAAGTTGAGTCTATAGGTACGGCGAACCACATCTTTAGAGTATTGGCAAAAATAAGTGAGGAGATAAAAGGAAGAATttggaaattatccaaaacaaaagaaaggatACAGTAACCAGAAGATGCAAAAGAACATCTCTCAAATGAAAAGAAGATTTGGG harbors:
- the LOC124894808 gene encoding uncharacterized protein LOC124894808 codes for the protein MAAVARPRFDEIGIELFSGKIGIFSFVVKEPTKRNSKNRTAGTMETKPIQSVTKEITRACLIEKVLPAIRAKWPASDSTNPIFLQQDNARPHIGNNDLEFIEASRQDGFHIRLCFQPSNSPDLNVLDLVLFRAIQSLQYQKAPKNVDELGQAVERSFDEMKSKQLNHVFLTLLSCMIEVMKDSGGNNYKVPYLNKNGLEREENLPLQLHCDIDIVNKDLALLQQ